From Desulfomonilia bacterium, one genomic window encodes:
- a CDS encoding acyl-CoA dehydrogenase family protein, giving the protein MTFELSSEQTMIRLMARDFARKELEPNASNWDRQGIFPIDAIKKMGELGLLGMMVPAEYGGSGAGAVAYSLALQEIAYSCASSAVTMSVANLSTEPLLKFGSEEQKRRWLTGLAEGSRLGAFGLTEPGAGSDPGSMSSKAVLKGGNYIINGTKVFITHGEYADIINLIARTGQDKGPKGLSAFIITPDLPGFKIGTREDKLGLKASNTVELVFEDCVVPASNLLGNPGEGFKVAMSALDSGRVGIASQATGIARACLDEAISYTRERRQFGKAINSFQAIQFMIADAATRVEAASWLTLSAAYRKDKGLKFTKESSMAKLFASETANKVAYMALQVHGGYGYTKDYKVERLFRDARATTIYEGTSEIQRIVIAREMIKE; this is encoded by the coding sequence ATGACATTCGAACTTTCAAGCGAACAGACGATGATAAGGCTCATGGCGAGGGACTTCGCCAGGAAAGAGCTCGAACCCAATGCATCCAACTGGGACAGGCAGGGAATATTTCCGATAGACGCCATAAAAAAGATGGGCGAACTCGGGCTTCTCGGCATGATGGTCCCTGCCGAATACGGGGGTTCGGGGGCCGGTGCCGTGGCATACAGCCTTGCGCTTCAGGAAATAGCCTATTCATGTGCATCAAGCGCAGTCACCATGTCGGTTGCCAACCTTTCGACCGAACCCTTATTGAAATTCGGGAGCGAAGAGCAGAAAAGACGCTGGCTTACCGGACTTGCCGAAGGTTCCAGGCTTGGAGCATTCGGTCTTACCGAACCTGGTGCCGGTTCGGACCCCGGCAGCATGTCGTCAAAGGCTGTACTGAAGGGCGGCAATTACATCATAAACGGTACCAAGGTATTCATCACCCACGGAGAATATGCAGACATCATCAACCTTATTGCAAGAACAGGGCAGGACAAAGGACCTAAAGGACTATCAGCGTTTATCATTACACCGGATCTGCCGGGTTTTAAAATCGGCACAAGAGAAGACAAGCTCGGCCTGAAGGCATCCAATACAGTTGAACTTGTATTCGAGGACTGCGTCGTCCCGGCCTCGAACCTGCTCGGCAACCCCGGCGAGGGGTTTAAAGTCGCCATGAGCGCGCTGGACAGCGGTCGCGTAGGAATCGCCTCTCAGGCAACAGGCATCGCCAGGGCATGCCTTGACGAAGCAATCTCATATACAAGAGAAAGGCGCCAGTTCGGAAAGGCCATCAATTCATTCCAGGCCATACAGTTCATGATCGCGGATGCGGCAACGAGAGTCGAGGCGGCTTCATGGCTAACGCTGTCCGCAGCCTACCGGAAGGACAAAGGTCTTAAATTCACGAAAGAGTCATCAATGGCCAAACTTTTTGCATCGGAAACCGCTAACAAGGTGGCTTACATGGCACTCCAGGTACACGGCGGTTATGGATATACAAAAGACTACAAAGTGGAGAGGCTGTTCAGGGACGCAAGGGCCACAACGATATATGAGGGGACCTCCGAGATTCAGCGTATTGTTATAGCAAGAGAAATGATCAAGGAATAA
- a CDS encoding cupin domain-containing protein, whose amino-acid sequence MAKAKETKKSFGQSVKCYREDRGLSIKELAHETGYPADLLEKVECDEITPPVALVLQLSRTLKVDVNTLDDAAQKASNRVKSQKRRAGSYAYNQLTKSGSDKHLGAYLVTIEPNTEHKGVEYHHDGEEFVYVLKGKLTISVGKNISNLEKGEYIHFNSALHHALSNPSDEKAELLVVLYIP is encoded by the coding sequence ATGGCAAAAGCTAAGGAAACAAAAAAATCTTTCGGACAGAGCGTAAAATGCTACCGCGAGGACAGAGGCCTCAGCATCAAGGAACTCGCCCATGAAACCGGTTACCCAGCCGACCTTCTCGAAAAGGTGGAATGCGATGAAATAACGCCTCCAGTAGCCCTTGTCCTTCAACTCAGCAGGACGCTCAAAGTGGATGTCAACACACTTGACGATGCAGCCCAGAAGGCATCCAACCGCGTTAAAAGCCAGAAAAGACGGGCCGGTTCGTATGCCTATAACCAGCTCACAAAATCAGGCTCGGACAAACACCTGGGCGCCTACCTCGTAACGATTGAACCGAACACGGAGCATAAGGGTGTTGAATATCACCATGACGGAGAAGAATTCGTGTATGTCCTGAAGGGAAAACTCACCATCTCTGTAGGCAAGAATATCAGCAACCTGGAGAAGGGGGAATATATTCACTTCAATTCGGCCCTGCACCATGCGCTCAGCAACCCCTCGGATGAGAAGGCCGAGTTGCTTGTAGTGCTGTACATTCCATAG
- a CDS encoding crotonase/enoyl-CoA hydratase family protein translates to MSENYTFYKIIKEAPLAWVYLNRPEKKNAMGPAAWTEIIPIFDDLDRDDSIRCVIIAGEGKDFTAGIDLMAMGNEVPGLKDWDMRPATKIKLFKSIFPLQDTMSCIEKCSKPVICALHGYCIGAGLDMASACDIRLASEDARMSVREAAVAIVADVGSLQRLPHIIGQGYTRELTYTAKYFDAARAKEMHLVNDVYPDKESLLAAAREMALEISSCSPLAVQSAKDVLNYCRGKSIADGLEYVAARSSMILPSDDLKETITAMLEKRKPKF, encoded by the coding sequence ATGAGCGAAAACTATACTTTCTATAAGATTATCAAAGAAGCCCCTTTAGCGTGGGTCTATCTGAACAGGCCCGAGAAGAAAAACGCAATGGGACCTGCTGCCTGGACCGAAATCATCCCGATATTTGATGACCTCGACAGGGATGATTCCATCCGCTGCGTCATAATCGCGGGTGAAGGCAAGGACTTTACGGCGGGCATAGACCTCATGGCCATGGGTAACGAAGTGCCGGGCCTTAAGGACTGGGACATGAGACCCGCTACGAAGATCAAACTCTTTAAGAGCATTTTTCCGCTGCAGGACACCATGAGCTGCATTGAAAAGTGCAGCAAGCCCGTGATCTGCGCATTACACGGCTACTGCATAGGCGCAGGACTCGACATGGCCAGCGCATGCGACATAAGGCTGGCCTCAGAAGACGCCAGAATGTCGGTGCGCGAGGCGGCGGTCGCCATAGTTGCTGATGTCGGAAGCCTTCAGAGGCTCCCTCACATAATCGGCCAGGGTTATACTCGCGAGCTTACCTACACGGCCAAATATTTTGATGCGGCGCGTGCTAAAGAGATGCACCTCGTAAACGATGTCTATCCAGATAAGGAATCTCTCCTTGCAGCAGCCAGGGAAATGGCCCTTGAAATATCCTCCTGCTCGCCTCTGGCGGTTCAGAGCGCAAAGGATGTCCTTAATTACTGTCGCGGCAAGAGCATTGCCGACGGACTGGAATACGTTGCGGCAAGGAGCTCTATGATACTTCCATCAGACGACCTCAAGGAAACGATAACCGCTATGCTTGAAAAGCGTAAACCCAAATTTTAA
- a CDS encoding LacI family DNA-binding transcriptional regulator, with the protein MKDRPVLTLADIAARCGVSASTVSRVLNNAPGISGDVRQKVIESLQGHDFSHRRRKRHLSRTQLRILIVIPDTDQTSANPFFAMTELMSSINSVFDGDWKTVEVTGYNALSEKMLKKDIYADGVIFAFGSARKALLEMLDLKEIPYVFLNRTEGNYVSCNNFKGMLKLAGFLISKGKKSIGYLGYPDNPVNNDRLRGYSSAMMESGLFNIAFIRNVKGIDGISDADARFYLKKCDAVMCFNDNFAIRLISEINRLGKTVPGDIAITGFDDSPMRKLFRPLITTVSLSTYEMGFYAARWLKDNIVNKTNRTLRLEVEGELIEGETVE; encoded by the coding sequence ATGAAAGATCGTCCGGTACTGACCCTTGCCGATATTGCTGCCAGGTGCGGTGTGTCGGCCAGTACCGTATCCCGGGTTCTTAACAATGCACCGGGCATTTCAGGTGATGTCCGGCAGAAAGTGATAGAATCCCTTCAGGGACATGACTTTTCTCACAGAAGAAGAAAAAGGCATTTGTCCAGGACGCAGCTTAGAATTCTCATAGTCATACCCGATACGGATCAGACCTCTGCAAACCCGTTTTTTGCCATGACAGAATTGATGTCCTCGATAAACAGCGTATTTGACGGAGACTGGAAAACGGTCGAGGTAACGGGCTATAACGCGCTCTCGGAAAAAATGCTCAAAAAAGACATATATGCGGACGGCGTTATTTTTGCCTTCGGTTCTGCACGGAAAGCTCTTCTGGAAATGCTAGATCTGAAAGAGATACCTTACGTTTTTCTGAACAGAACCGAGGGGAACTATGTCTCCTGTAACAATTTCAAGGGCATGCTGAAGCTTGCCGGATTCCTGATATCAAAGGGCAAAAAATCGATCGGCTACCTGGGATACCCGGATAATCCCGTAAATAATGACAGGCTCAGAGGATATTCTTCAGCCATGATGGAGTCCGGGTTGTTTAACATTGCATTTATCAGAAATGTAAAAGGTATCGACGGTATCAGTGATGCCGATGCCCGCTTCTATTTAAAAAAATGCGATGCAGTAATGTGTTTTAACGATAATTTTGCAATAAGGCTTATCTCTGAGATAAACAGGCTGGGGAAAACGGTGCCCGGAGATATAGCGATAACCGGTTTTGACGATTCACCCATGAGAAAGCTTTTCAGGCCTCTCATCACCACAGTGAGTCTTTCGACCTATGAAATGGGGTTTTACGCAGCCAGATGGCTTAAGGATAACATTGTAAATAAAACGAACAGGACACTGAGGCTGGAGGTCGAGGGCGAGCTTATCGAAGGTGAGACAGTGGAATAA
- a CDS encoding 3-ketoacyl-ACP reductase — protein MTEKKTALVTGSTAGIGRAVALTLAKLGHHVIINGRRAADEASGLVSELKSISGGCIYVSGDIAREETRKEIIEALRKEGGLDVLVNNAGRTTSGRKDILALDEKDILDVFQVNLIGPMLLSSALVPLMKERSGRSYIINIASISSYTVSTNRADYCISKAGMSMMTQLYAARLAMDNIGVFEVRPGIISTDMTVPVREKYDRLIAEGLLPMPRWGQPEDVAKAVESIVLGYFPYSTGEIINVDGGFHIRRL, from the coding sequence ATGACTGAGAAAAAGACCGCACTTGTAACCGGTTCAACGGCAGGTATTGGCAGGGCCGTGGCATTGACGCTCGCAAAACTGGGCCATCATGTGATCATAAACGGCAGGAGGGCGGCTGATGAAGCATCCGGACTTGTTTCAGAGCTTAAATCAATCTCAGGCGGATGCATCTATGTGAGCGGCGACATTGCCCGGGAAGAGACACGGAAAGAGATAATTGAAGCCCTTAGAAAAGAGGGAGGTCTGGATGTCCTTGTAAATAATGCAGGCAGGACAACATCCGGCAGAAAAGATATCCTTGCACTTGATGAAAAGGATATTCTTGACGTATTTCAGGTCAACCTGATAGGCCCCATGCTGCTTTCGTCCGCACTTGTTCCTTTGATGAAAGAAAGGTCCGGGCGCTCTTATATCATCAACATCGCTTCCATTTCTTCATACACTGTCAGCACAAACCGGGCCGACTACTGCATCAGCAAGGCAGGCATGTCCATGATGACGCAGCTTTATGCAGCCCGGCTTGCAATGGATAATATAGGCGTGTTCGAGGTAAGGCCGGGAATAATTTCAACCGATATGACAGTTCCGGTCAGGGAAAAATATGACAGGCTCATCGCAGAAGGCCTTTTACCAATGCCCAGATGGGGGCAGCCGGAAGATGTTGCCAAAGCAGTAGAATCAATCGTACTTGGATATTTTCCATATTCAACAGGGGAAATTATAAACGTGGACGGCGGTTTCCATATCAGGAGGCTGTAA
- a CDS encoding FAD-binding protein: protein MKRKDLSSISTERKTAARKDKLFTVSSLTTEHSLLSLKVAIIGSGAASLNAAIRLKRSGIDDIAVITEGLNLGTSANTGSDKQTYYRLNPCAPGGDSAYKMAQDLFSGGAMHGDTALIEASLSSESFAHLCLLGVEFPFNEYGIYPGYRTDHDIASRATSAGPRTSIMMHEKLLAESRRLGIKIIDGLEVVKILTESDTSIPPSPTPLPLGGEEGRQFSESADSADSENKIASYWTGGGWGRSNLVRGVVALDRSNSMQVILADYVVWGTGGPAALYADSVYPREQTGSLGVALMAGVKACNLTESQFGIASISPRWNLSGSFQQVLPDYFSCNADGTDKKHFLALHFENWQTMCGMIFLKGYEWPFDVRKVPGSSMIDLLVYRERVELGRKVYMDFTRNPFYPGSRFTTGGLPEAAREYLKKSGADGDTPVKRLIKMNVAAYELYLSKGVDLKKEPLEIAVCNQHLNGGLAVDKWWETSVKNLFAVGESAGTHGIYRPGGSALNAGQVGSLRAAMCIAHRIKTAQTTRSGNSVNIEGMTSAIKGALQSKSRINPYEERLNIQRRASSALGIIRSVAGTKKAMSSNEGQLRKHLSSGVKDLSEIREWLKNIDLLIAERAMLDASLKLLETLGQGRGSFVYRKNDNRDSGCIPAEKKSGSRLSKCKALTDMVIETWLDGKGRAHSEFVPVRPVPVTDNWFETVWTMFKKGEVFGS from the coding sequence ATGAAAAGGAAAGACTTATCAAGTATTTCAACTGAAAGGAAAACTGCTGCGCGTAAAGATAAGCTTTTTACTGTCTCATCGCTCACCACTGAACATTCACTACTATCTTTAAAGGTCGCCATAATCGGCTCGGGTGCAGCATCGCTCAATGCGGCGATCAGGCTCAAAAGGTCCGGTATCGACGATATAGCCGTCATAACCGAGGGCTTAAACCTCGGGACATCTGCAAACACCGGATCCGACAAGCAGACATACTACAGGCTCAATCCGTGTGCACCCGGCGGCGACAGCGCATATAAAATGGCTCAGGACCTTTTTTCAGGCGGGGCAATGCATGGTGATACCGCACTGATCGAGGCATCCCTTTCATCCGAGTCTTTCGCACATCTGTGCTTACTGGGTGTGGAGTTTCCATTCAATGAATACGGCATTTATCCCGGCTACAGAACAGACCATGACATCGCATCAAGGGCTACATCGGCCGGACCCCGCACCTCAATCATGATGCATGAAAAACTCCTGGCCGAATCGAGACGCCTTGGCATCAAAATTATCGATGGGCTGGAAGTTGTAAAAATACTTACAGAGTCAGATACTTCAATCCCCCCATCTCCCACCCCTCTTCCCCTTGGAGGGGAAGAGGGCCGTCAATTTTCTGAATCCGCAGATTCTGCGGATTCAGAAAATAAGATTGCCTCCTACTGGACAGGAGGGGGATGGGGGAGGTCGAATCTTGTCCGGGGTGTTGTTGCATTGGACAGAAGTAACAGTATGCAGGTTATACTTGCTGATTATGTAGTCTGGGGTACTGGAGGGCCTGCGGCATTGTATGCGGACAGCGTATATCCCAGGGAGCAGACAGGTTCTCTGGGGGTAGCGCTTATGGCAGGCGTAAAGGCGTGCAATCTTACAGAGAGCCAGTTCGGCATTGCGTCAATAAGTCCGAGATGGAACCTCTCGGGAAGTTTCCAGCAGGTGCTTCCTGACTATTTTTCATGCAATGCAGATGGAACGGACAAGAAGCATTTTCTGGCCCTGCATTTTGAAAACTGGCAGACAATGTGCGGGATGATTTTTTTGAAAGGATATGAATGGCCGTTTGATGTTAGGAAGGTCCCCGGCTCTTCGATGATTGACCTCCTTGTTTACAGAGAGAGGGTGGAGCTTGGAAGAAAGGTCTATATGGATTTCACCCGCAATCCGTTCTATCCCGGAAGCAGGTTTACAACAGGTGGTCTGCCGGAGGCGGCAAGAGAGTATCTTAAAAAATCAGGGGCTGACGGAGACACGCCGGTAAAGCGTCTGATAAAGATGAACGTGGCTGCTTATGAGCTGTATCTTTCAAAAGGGGTTGACCTTAAGAAGGAACCTCTTGAGATAGCGGTTTGCAACCAGCATTTAAACGGCGGTCTTGCAGTCGATAAATGGTGGGAGACAAGCGTAAAAAATCTTTTTGCAGTTGGAGAATCAGCAGGAACTCACGGCATATACCGCCCCGGAGGCAGCGCGCTCAATGCGGGACAGGTCGGCAGTCTGAGGGCGGCCATGTGTATAGCGCACAGGATTAAAACAGCACAAACCACCCGGAGTGGAAATTCTGTCAATATTGAAGGTATGACTTCAGCCATAAAAGGTGCGCTTCAATCAAAGAGCCGGATAAACCCGTATGAAGAAAGGCTCAATATTCAGCGGAGAGCGTCTTCGGCTCTCGGGATAATAAGAAGTGTTGCAGGGACGAAAAAGGCCATGTCATCAAATGAGGGACAGCTCCGTAAGCACCTCTCGTCCGGCGTCAAGGATTTATCTGAAATAAGGGAGTGGCTTAAAAACATAGATCTGCTCATTGCCGAGAGGGCCATGCTCGATGCATCGCTCAAGCTTCTTGAAACCCTCGGTCAGGGAAGGGGATCGTTTGTCTATAGAAAAAATGACAACCGGGATTCAGGATGTATCCCGGCAGAAAAAAAATCCGGAAGCAGGCTCAGCAAATGCAAAGCATTGACAGATATGGTTATAGAAACATGGCTTGACGGCAAGGGGAGGGCACATAGCGAATTCGTACCGGTAAGGCCTGTGCCAGTGACCGATAACTGGTTCGAAACCGTATGGACAATGTTCAAAAAAGGGGAGGTGTTCGGGTCATGA
- a CDS encoding ThuA domain-containing protein translates to MKKHVLLISAGLFHPSVFARKRLFEIISGKCTVVQTPSIEGACILKRGMFDAVVIYLHRQKISDEALFAIESFTAHGGGLMGIHSATASFKQSRDWFNLMGGRFVSHEEVIPFTCISKGSEIFTPESFTVQDELYIHETRPGISVSYMTEKSGKAVPVVWTQNYGKGRVCYIEPGHVAASLDVPEVATIIREGLSWVCGG, encoded by the coding sequence ATGAAAAAACATGTTCTTCTTATCTCGGCAGGACTTTTCCATCCAAGCGTGTTTGCGAGGAAAAGGCTTTTTGAAATTATCTCCGGTAAGTGCACGGTTGTGCAGACCCCTTCCATCGAAGGCGCATGCATATTGAAGCGCGGCATGTTCGATGCGGTTGTGATCTATCTCCACAGACAGAAGATAAGCGATGAGGCGCTGTTCGCAATTGAGAGTTTTACAGCGCACGGCGGGGGTCTGATGGGCATACACTCGGCAACCGCATCCTTCAAACAGTCAAGAGACTGGTTCAATCTAATGGGTGGGCGGTTTGTCTCCCACGAGGAGGTCATTCCCTTTACCTGCATCTCAAAAGGCTCTGAAATATTTACGCCGGAGTCCTTTACAGTTCAGGATGAGCTTTACATCCATGAAACAAGACCCGGCATATCGGTCTCATATATGACGGAAAAGTCCGGCAAAGCGGTACCTGTCGTGTGGACTCAGAATTACGGTAAAGGACGGGTGTGCTATATAGAACCCGGTCATGTTGCGGCGTCGCTCGATGTTCCTGAAGTGGCGACGATCATAAGGGAAGGACTTTCATGGGTTTGCGGAGGATGA
- a CDS encoding Gfo/Idh/MocA family oxidoreductase translates to MKNKMSIAIVGCGDIARFTAVGFILNSGIRTVACCDKNVDRARFFSRWFRIPQYFSDYSEMLEKVKPDAVYLAVPHFLHTPMIKEAIAGGRHVFCEKPVTTNMEDALDVCRLAEKAGLKLGINYQYRYDTGCYAMAQAARNGDMGEILYGRCNVPWHRTDKYFSTSPWHECIETSGGGTLLTQGSHALDVLLWTCGKAPLRATGMTARKCFKNVEVEDLAMAVIELENGILIQAASSMAAASEQKVTIDVYGSRATALYSGFSSPKVRFVGIKPPRYQVPARGLHALFRSIEGFRAWVMEDRPFLTPASQSLPVLAAIEAVYRSAATGKTVETDTRFLGMING, encoded by the coding sequence ATGAAGAACAAAATGAGTATTGCAATCGTCGGGTGCGGAGACATAGCACGGTTTACCGCAGTTGGTTTCATACTGAACAGCGGCATCAGGACTGTTGCCTGCTGTGATAAGAATGTAGACAGGGCGAGATTCTTCAGCCGTTGGTTCAGGATTCCCCAATATTTCTCCGACTATTCCGAGATGCTCGAAAAGGTAAAGCCGGATGCGGTATACCTTGCAGTGCCGCACTTCCTTCACACGCCTATGATAAAAGAGGCGATTGCCGGCGGCAGGCATGTATTCTGCGAAAAACCGGTAACGACCAATATGGAAGACGCCCTCGATGTATGCCGGCTTGCGGAAAAAGCAGGACTCAAGCTGGGCATCAATTATCAATACCGTTATGATACCGGCTGCTATGCCATGGCTCAGGCTGCACGTAACGGAGATATGGGCGAGATCCTCTATGGCCGCTGCAATGTCCCATGGCACAGGACTGACAAATATTTTTCCACATCCCCCTGGCATGAATGCATTGAGACCTCCGGTGGAGGTACACTTCTGACTCAGGGTAGTCACGCACTTGATGTACTTCTGTGGACCTGCGGCAAAGCCCCGCTTAGGGCTACAGGGATGACAGCAAGAAAATGCTTCAAGAATGTAGAGGTGGAAGACCTCGCAATGGCGGTGATCGAGCTTGAAAACGGCATACTTATCCAGGCGGCTTCATCCATGGCTGCCGCATCCGAGCAGAAGGTGACGATCGACGTCTACGGAAGCAGGGCTACTGCCCTCTATTCGGGATTTTCATCGCCCAAGGTGAGGTTTGTCGGTATAAAGCCTCCCAGGTATCAGGTTCCGGCCAGAGGCCTTCATGCGCTGTTCAGGAGCATTGAAGGTTTCAGGGCATGGGTTATGGAAGACAGGCCTTTCCTGACTCCCGCTTCACAATCGCTGCCGGTACTGGCTGCAATAGAAGCTGTTTACAGATCCGCTGCAACGGGTAAAACCGTGGAAACGGACACGAGATTTCTGGGAATGATAAACGGATGA
- the hisF gene encoding imidazole glycerol phosphate synthase subunit HisF, with the protein MLSKRIIICLDVRNGKTTKGVKFLSNVDIGDPVKMAKEYYEQGVDELVFYDITASSDKRNIMIDVVDKVARNIFIPFSVGGGLRTIDDMYRVLDAGAEKVSVNSSAVENPSIISEGARVFGSQCIVLGMDAKHVGISDKIPSGYEVFINGGRTPMGIDALVWAKRAEELGAGEICLNSIDADGTNEGYELAITRLVSDNVGIPVIASGGAGKPEHLRDVLTAGKADAALIASMVHYGTYTVRQIKEYLDKEGIPVRKK; encoded by the coding sequence ATGCTTAGCAAGAGAATCATCATCTGCCTGGATGTAAGGAACGGCAAAACTACAAAGGGCGTAAAGTTTCTGAGCAATGTCGACATCGGAGACCCTGTAAAAATGGCAAAGGAGTATTATGAGCAGGGTGTGGACGAACTGGTATTTTACGATATAACCGCATCCTCAGACAAAAGAAACATAATGATAGATGTGGTCGACAAAGTAGCCCGCAACATATTCATACCCTTTTCCGTGGGCGGCGGACTCAGAACCATTGACGACATGTACCGCGTGCTTGATGCCGGTGCGGAAAAGGTCAGTGTGAACAGTTCGGCGGTCGAAAACCCTTCAATAATTTCAGAAGGGGCGCGTGTTTTCGGCAGTCAGTGCATCGTCCTCGGAATGGATGCAAAACATGTGGGCATAAGCGATAAGATCCCCAGCGGTTATGAGGTGTTCATAAACGGCGGCAGAACACCGATGGGCATCGATGCACTGGTTTGGGCGAAGCGTGCTGAAGAGCTTGGCGCAGGCGAAATATGCCTTAACTCAATTGATGCGGACGGTACAAATGAAGGCTATGAGCTTGCAATAACAAGGCTGGTTTCGGATAATGTGGGCATACCTGTCATCGCATCAGGCGGGGCAGGAAAGCCCGAACATCTGAGGGACGTGCTGACTGCCGGCAAAGCGGATGCAGCGCTTATCGCCTCGATGGTTCATTATGGCACATACACAGTCCGTCAGATAAAGGAATATCTTGATAAGGAAGGTATCCCTGTAAGGAAAAAATGA
- a CDS encoding glycosyltransferase family 2 protein: MNEINVSIIVPTYKEAKNITPLSEQIDQAMKGAGLTYEIIIVDDNSKDGIIEAVDLIKDRYNIHLKVRESERGLSSAVIAGFGLTKGEIIVVMDADLSHPPFKIPELVIPILNDDYDFIIGSRFVKGGSAPHFNWYRKLNALVSRMIARPFTNVSDPMAGFFAFNRKLLRPGLMLNPLGFKIGLELIVKASPKRISEIPIQFREREFGESKLSLKEQINYLIHIKRLFEYKYETIAQFIKFCLIGGSGMVVDLAAVYLSMQIFMISGIISTPYRFRSARVIGYVFAVTSNFLLNRKFTFPEAGQGNIHRQYLSFFIVSLLGFIVNFSISVYLHEHIAFFNKYYLLAAFMGILGGTLINFSGSKLFVFKHGKSEKD; the protein is encoded by the coding sequence ATGAATGAAATAAATGTTTCCATCATTGTACCGACATACAAGGAAGCGAAAAATATAACGCCGCTATCCGAACAGATTGATCAGGCCATGAAGGGTGCCGGACTTACTTATGAAATCATAATTGTGGATGATAATTCGAAAGACGGCATTATTGAGGCAGTGGATCTGATCAAGGATAGATACAATATCCACTTGAAAGTAAGAGAATCGGAGCGGGGCCTGTCTTCTGCGGTTATTGCAGGGTTCGGCCTGACAAAGGGTGAGATTATCGTCGTAATGGATGCCGACCTGAGCCACCCGCCTTTTAAAATTCCGGAGCTTGTCATCCCGATACTGAATGATGATTATGATTTTATTATCGGAAGCAGATTCGTCAAAGGCGGCTCCGCACCGCATTTCAACTGGTATCGAAAGCTCAATGCCCTGGTGTCCAGGATGATAGCCAGACCTTTTACCAATGTCTCGGATCCGATGGCCGGTTTCTTTGCTTTTAACAGGAAGCTCTTGAGGCCGGGATTGATGCTTAATCCTCTCGGGTTCAAGATCGGCCTGGAGTTGATAGTCAAGGCCTCCCCGAAGCGCATATCGGAAATCCCAATCCAATTCCGGGAAAGGGAGTTCGGGGAAAGCAAACTGTCATTGAAGGAACAGATTAATTATCTCATCCATATTAAAAGGCTGTTTGAATATAAATACGAAACCATTGCCCAGTTCATAAAGTTTTGCCTCATCGGCGGCTCCGGCATGGTAGTCGACCTTGCCGCAGTCTATCTTTCAATGCAGATATTTATGATTTCAGGCATCATCTCCACACCGTACCGGTTTCGCTCCGCCCGGGTAATCGGTTATGTTTTTGCCGTCACATCGAATTTCCTGTTGAACAGAAAGTTCACTTTCCCTGAAGCCGGGCAGGGAAACATCCACCGGCAATACCTGTCTTTTTTCATAGTGTCGCTGCTGGGTTTTATCGTAAACTTTTCCATCTCCGTCTATCTTCACGAGCATATCGCTTTCTTCAACAAATACTACCTGTTAGCGGCCTTCATGGGCATTCTTGGGGGCACTCTCATCAATTTTTCAGGAAGCAAACTCTTCGTGTTTAAACATGGGAAATCAGAAAAAGATTAG
- a CDS encoding L-threonylcarbamoyladenylate synthase, whose amino-acid sequence MLITSSAEDIAYLTKKRPGTVFAYPTETVYGLGCPITDNQAIERIINIKGRNAAKGMIVLVSGLHQAKALAKIDSRHELLLGRFWPGALSAVMKINSSLHETAAYIQNGTIAIRVSPHPLAAELTRFIGPIISTSANPSGMKPANCREDIISYGLDIDAILDGGKIQDGLPSTLIDLTGEEPVSLREGAVPFEKILEFWNQLPLSKS is encoded by the coding sequence ATGCTTATCACCTCCTCTGCTGAAGACATAGCGTATCTCACAAAAAAGAGACCGGGAACGGTTTTCGCCTACCCTACCGAGACGGTTTACGGCCTGGGCTGCCCGATTACCGACAATCAGGCAATAGAGCGTATAATCAATATAAAAGGCAGAAACGCAGCAAAAGGCATGATAGTGCTTGTCTCAGGACTGCATCAGGCAAAGGCTCTTGCAAAAATCGATTCCAGACATGAACTGCTGCTTGGCAGATTCTGGCCCGGTGCCTTGAGTGCTGTCATGAAAATCAATTCCAGTCTTCATGAAACTGCCGCGTACATCCAGAACGGGACAATCGCAATAAGGGTGTCTCCCCACCCGCTAGCAGCAGAACTTACAAGGTTTATCGGCCCCATCATATCTACATCCGCAAATCCTTCAGGGATGAAACCTGCCAACTGCAGGGAAGACATAATCTCATACGGCCTTGATATCGATGCGATCCTTGACGGCGGAAAAATTCAGGACGGATTGCCGTCAACTCTCATTGACCTCACCGGCGAAGAGCCTGTCTCTTTGCGAGAGGGAGCGGTTCCCTTCGAAAAAATTCTTGAGTTTTGGAATCAATTACCATTGAGTAAATCATGA